CTAGGGCCAACGGCATACCCTTCTCCTAAAAGTCTTAAGAGTCTTTCCATATTCTCGGCCAACGGCTGGTTGTTGAACAACGCGCTGCCCACCACCACCACATCCACCCCGGCCCGGTAAACCTCTCCTAGGTTCTCGGGTTTGATGCCTCCGTCTACCTCAATCAGACAGGCCGGGTTCAGGTGGTCGCGCAAACCCCGCAGGCGCCGGATGCGCTCGGTACTGGTGGGGATGTACTTCTGCCCGCCAAAGCCGGGGTTCACGCTCATCAAAAGGGCCAGGTCGAGCTCGGGCAGAAGGGGCAGCATGGCCTCCAAGGGCGTGGCCGGATTGAGGGCCAGCCCGGCCTTCTTGCCCAGCTCTTTGATCTGCTGCACCGCCCGGTGGGCGTGGGGGGTGGCCTCAACGTGCACCGTGATCCAGTCGGCGCCGGCCTGGGCGAAGTCCCGCAGGTAGCGCTCGGGCTCCACGATCATCAAGTGCACGTCCAGGGGAAGCTGGGTCACCCGGCGGATGGCCTCCACCACCAAGGGGCCAAAGGTCAGGTTGGGCACAAAACGCCCGTCCATCACATCCAGGTGAATCCAGTCCACCCCCGCCGCCTCGGCCTCTTGGATCTGCTCGCCCAGCCGGACAAAATCGGCGGTGAGGATGGAGGGGGCTACCAGGAGTTTAGGCATAGGCCAAGGCTCCTTTTTGAATGGCCTGCTCGCGCATATGTATCAGATGGTACGCGATGACCAGCTGGGTGAGGGCCAGGGGATAGCTCTGGCCCCCTTTGTCCCAGAAGGTGCCGATGAGCTCGGGGTTGAATTGTTCGGCGTGCTGGCCGAGCTGCTCCCAGATGAGTCGCTCAAAGACCGCCGCCCGCTCGGGCTCCAAGCCCCCCGAGATATCCAGAATGTCGGCCTCTTTGCGGGCCTCGAGCCGGATCACCGAGGGCTCTTCCTCGTAGGCCGAGTGCAGTACCTCGGTCAGGTCGAGCTTGGGCAGGCTGCGCTTGAGGGTGATGCGCACCGAGAGGGTGCTGGGTTGCTCGGGGTCGTAGCCGGGGGGACGGTAGAAGCGCACCACGATGTCGGCGTGCTCCTTCTGGGGCCAGATGTAGGCCTTGGAGTCGGGCATCCGTCGCTCGATGTCGGCCACCACTTGCTCAGGGGTGTAGCCCCGTTTGGCCACGTCGCGCTTGATCTTCCACTCGCGCCGCAGATCTTCCTCAGGGTCGAGGTAGACTTTCAGATGGTAGCGCTCCCGCATGGGCTCGGAAAAGAGCGTGAGCAGGCCCTCCAGAACCACCGCCCGGGGAATCAAACGGCCGTTGTCCTTGATGGCCCTGGGAGGTGGAATATAGATGGGGGGATCAAACGTTCCGGTGGAGTGGTTGTAGACCGGCTTCAAGATGGGCTCCCCCATGGCCAAAAGACGCACGTGCTGCTCCATGATGTCCATGTAGTTGCACTCGGGGTTGAGGGGGGTAATCTGCAGCTCGGCCCGCTGCTTGCGGTCGTACTTGTGGTAGTCGTCCACGCAGATGTTGGTGGTGCGCTCCTGGCCCAACAAGCGGGTGATACCGCTCGAGATAGTGGTCTTGCCCACCCCCGAGTCGCCTGCAATGCCGAGCATGAAGGGTCTATGGGGCATCTTGGCCTCCTTCCATAAGTTCCTCGCACTCCCGGAAGACCTCGCTGGCCCGGATGTCCTCCTCGGCGATGCGGCGCAGGTCGTCGGGGGTCACCTGGCCGGCCCGCTCAAACAACCGCTTAGCCTGGCGCAGTTTGAAGCGATCTATGGCGTTGCGGACGCTGCGGGCGTTGGCGAAGTTGGGTAGCCTCTTACGACAGCGCACATACTCCACGAAGGCTCGCTCGGCGGCCTCGTCCAGGTAGTAGTTCTGCTCGGCGATCATGAGCTTGCCGATGGCCACCAGCTCCTCCTCGGTGTAGTCGGGGAAGCGGATGTGGTGGGCGATGCGCGAGCGCATCCCGGGGTTGAGGGTAAAAAACTGCTCCATCTTGTCCTCGTAGCCCGCCAGGATCACCACCAGGTCTTCCCGCTGGTTCTCCATGACCTGCAACAGGATTTCGATGGTCTCCTGGCCGTAGTCCCGCTCGTTCTCGGAGCGGTACAGGCTATAGGCCTCGTCGATGAACAGAACCCCGCCCATGGCCCGCTTCAGGACTTCCTTGGTCTTGGGGGCGGTGTGGCCGATGTACTGCCCCACCAGATCGTCGCGGCTGGCCACCACCAGATGGTCGCGCCGTATGTAGCCCAGCCGGTGCAGGATGGTGGCCATGCGCAGGGCCACGGTGGTCTTGCCGGTGCCGGGGTTGCCGGTGAAGGCCATGTGCAGCACCGGACGGGTAGCCAACAGGCCCAGCTCGCGGCGCAGCTTGTCCACCACCAGGTAGGCTGCAATCTCGTGGATGCGGGTCTTGACCGGCGCCAGGCCCACCAGCTCGCGATCCAGGCGCTCCAGCACCTCGGGCACCCCGGTCTGCTGCAAGAGGGCCCTCAGGTCGGTGGGATTTAAGGTCTCGGTCATGAACGCCTTCCTTTAGAGATGTCCCACCCCCAGCCCCGGGCCAGGGGTGGGAACGGGTCTAGTAACGTTCCCCAGCGGGCTTATCGGCTACGTAGGGCTCGAGGCCGTACTTCTGCACCCGCCCGTCCGACCACAGGGTGCGCTTCAGGCGGAAGCCGGGGTCGTCTTGGGTGGGCCGGTGGGCAATAAAGCTCACCCGCTGGGCCTGCCACATGGGGCTGGGGTCGAAGCCGTTGACCTTGATGTAGTGGTTGGGGAAGGCCTCGCGGCACTTCTTGAACTCGAACATGGCGCCAGCGGCATCCTTGAGGTCGAACATGGGCAGGCCCCACATGTGCCAGTAGGTGTTGTAGGGGTGGGGGTCGTCGGTGTACTCGATGGAAACCGACCAGCCGTTGCGGAGGATGTAGTCAATCTGGCGCTCGATCTGCTCATCGGTCAGATCGGGCAGGAAAGAGAAGGTTCCTTGGTGGATACGCATGGTTATCTCCTGTGCGGTTTACATAGAAGGAGTGGGCAGTACGTCGGCGGTGTCGGTGGAGGTGTAGTCGAAGGTGACGTCCTTCCAGATTTCCAGGGCCGAAGCCAGGGCCGGCGAATTCTTGGCCGCTTCGCGCAGGATTTGCGGGCCTTCGGCCAGGATGTCGCGCCCCTCGTTGCGGGCCAGCACCATGGCCTCGAGGGCCACCCGGTTGGCCGTGGCCCCGGCCGCAATGCCCATGGGGTGCCCGATAGTGCCCCCGCCGAACTGCAAGACCACATCGTCGCCAAAGAGATCCAAAAGCTGGTGCATCTGACCGGCGTGGATACCGCCCGAGGCCACCGGCATCACCGCCGGCAAATAGCCCCAATCCTGCTCGAAGAAGATGCCCTTGACCGGGTCGGGCATGACGTGTTGTAGGCGCAGGATGTCGTAGTAGCCACGGGTCAGGTTGGGGTCGCCCTCGAGCTTCCCCACCGCCGTACCGGCGTGGATGTGGTCCACCCCCAGCATCCGCATCCACTTGGCCAGCACCCGGAAGTTGATGCCGTGGTTCTTCTGGCGGGTGAAGGTGGCGTGCGAGGCCCGGTGCAGGTGCAAAATCATGCCGTTTTTGTGGCACCACTTGGAGACCGACTGCAAGGCGGTGTAGCCCATGGTCAGGTCTACCATCACGATCACCGAGCCGATCTCCCGGGCGTACTCGAGGCGCTCGTAGACCTGCTCCATGTCGGCGGCGGTCACGTTCATGTAGTGCCCCTTGCGCTCGCCCGAGGCCTGCTCAGCCTTCAAGACGGCCTCCTGGGCGTAGTTGAAGCGGTCGCGCCAGCGCATGAAGGGCTGGGAGTTGATGTTTTCGTCGTCTTTGGTGAAGTCGAGCCCGCCCGCCAGGGCCTCGTAGACCACCCGCCCGTAGTTGCGCCCGGAGAGGCCCAGCTTGGGCTTGACCGTCGCCCCCAGGATGGGGCGGCCGTACTTGTTCAGCAGGTCGCGCTCCACCGGGATGCCGTGGGGGGCCCCCAGGAAGGTCTTGAGGTAGGCCACCGGCACCCGCAGGTCTTCCAGCCGCAGCGCCTTGAGGGCCTTGAAGCCGAAGACGTTCCCGATGATGGAAGAAGTCATGTTGGCGATGGAGCCTTCCTCGAAGAGGGCCAGGTCGTAGGCAATCCAGGCGAAGTACTGCTCGGGGTTGCCGGGCACCGGCTCCACCCGGTAGGCCTTGGCCTGGTAGCGCTCGAGGGTGGTCAGCCGGTCGGTCCAGACCACCGTCCAGGTGGCGGTAGAGGACTCCCCCGCCACCGCTGCGGCGGCTTCCTCGGGCTCCACCCCCGGCTGTGGGGTGATGCGGAAGAGGGCGATGGTATCGGTGTCTTTGGGTTCGTAGTCGGGCTGCCAGTAGCCCATCTGACGGTACTCCACCACCCCGCCCTTTTTGTACTTGGCCTCTTTATCCTGAATCACGTGGTTCCTCCTTTGTGCTTTGTCTGTCCCATTTCGTGGCTCTAAAACGAACCTCTTGGCTTGCTCGGTGTGGATTTTGCCGGTTAGATACGGTGCATCGGTTGGGTCTTTCGACTCGAGAGCTGTGACCCTCAGTACAGCTCCCCACTGATGGCCCGAAGCTTCTCCAGGCGGTGATACGACTCGATGTAGCGCAGGGTGCCGGTGTGGCCCCGGATCACCAGGCCATGGGTGGTGGCGTGGGTGTTGCGGTAGCGTACTCCGCGCAAAAACTGTCCATCGGTGATGCCGGTGGCGGCGAAGTGGGTGTCCTCGGCAGGGCAGAGCTCCTCCAGGGTATAGATTCGCTGGGTGTTGTAGTCGTTGTTGACCAGAGCCCAGCGCTCCTCCTCGCTCTGGGGGTCGAGGCGCATCTGCATGCCCCCACCCAACGCCTTGACCGCCACCGCCGCAATCACCCCTTCGGGGGTGCCCCCGGTGCCCATCAGCACATCAATGCCGGTGTCGGGCAGCACCGCTGCCAGGGCTCCGGCTACGTCGCCGTCGGTGTGCAGGCTCACCCGGGCACCGGCGTAGCGAATCTGGTCTATGAGCCGGGCATGGCGGGGCTTGTCCAGCACAAACACCGTGAGCTCGCGTACCCGCTTGCCCAGGGCCTTGGCAATGGCGCGCAGGTTCTCCTCCGGGCTGGCCGCAAGGTTGATGGCCTCCTTGGCCTGCGGGCCCACCACCAGCTTGGCCGCGTAAAAGCCGGGGCCGGGGTTAAAGAGCCCCCCCTTCTCGGCGGCGGCAATCACGCTGATGGCCCCGCCACGTCCGTGGGCCACCAGCCTTGTGCCCTCGATGGGGTCTACCGCCAGCTCGGTCTCGGGGCCTTCGCCCGTGCCCAGCTCCTCGCCGTTGTAGAGCATGGGGGCTTGGTCTTTTTCGCCTTCCCCGATCACTACCCTGGCCCGCATTGGGATAGTAGACAGGAGCAGGCGCATGGCATCTACCGCCGCCTGGTCGCCGTCGTTTTTGTTCCCCAGCCCTACCCAGCGAGCTGCCGCCAACGCAGCGGCCTCGGTGCTGCGCAACAAGTCCAGCGACAGGTTGCGGGTAGGGCGCTCAATGGCTAGCATGCTTTGCCTCCTTGGTAGGTTTAAGGTAGTTACTTGTGATAAACAGCGCAAGTTTATTTTTGTAGTTTTTGATAAAGTATGCTTATGTTAAAGCGACGCTCCCTGCCTAACCCCCAGGCCCTGCGGGTATTTTTGTGTGTGGTGCAGGAAGGCAGCGTGGGCCGCGCTGCCTTGAGCCTAGGCATGACCCAGCCGGGGGTAAGCCAGCACCTGAGGGCCCTCGAGACCCTCCTGGGCCAACCCTTGTTCCATCGCCAGGGCCGCCGGCTGATCCTGAGCAAAACCGGCCAGGACTTGCTGCCTGAAGCCAGGCGGGCAGTGGAAGCATTAGAGGAGTTTATGCAAGCCGCCCAGGCTTTGGAGCGCCTCGAGCGCGGACGGGTGGAGATTGGCGCCTCCACCACCATGGCGGTCTATGTGCTGCCCCGCTACCTGACCGAGTTCAAGCGGCTCTACCCCGAAATCCGCATCAAGCTGGAGAGCGGTAGCTCCGAGCGCCTCATCCAGCGGCTTTTGCAGGGCGAGATTGAGCTGGCCGTGGTGGAGGCCGTCGAGCACCTCGGGGGCTTCGAGCGCAGGCTGTTTTACGAAGACGAGCTGGTGGTGATCGTGACGCCGGAGCATCCCTGGGCCAAAAAAGAAGAAATAGAGCCCGAGCGACTGGCCGAGGTGCCGCTGATTGTGCGGGAGCCAAAAGCCATGACCTTCCGGGTGCTTGGCTCGGCCCTGGAACAGGCCGGCCTGGGAATTAACCCAGTCTTCTACACCGACAACCACGAGGTCACCAAGCGGCTGGTGCTCGAGGGAGCCGGAGTAGGGATCGTGTCGAATGTGGTGGTGCGGCCCAACGTGAAGGTGGGCAACTTGCGGGCTTTGCGCATCAAGGGCATGGAGCTGCGGCGGCTCTTCTGGCTCATCTACCCCAGCGAGTCCGGCAACCCGGCTGCCGAGGCGCTGCGGGCGATGCTGGCTTCCTAAACCTCGAGCCCCCGAACCTCCAACCGCCCCTAAGCCAGGCCGGTTAGGAATCGCTGGCGCTCGAGGGGGTCGGCAGGCAGGCCAGGCGAAACCAGCAGCAGATCCACATCACTTTCCAGGTTGAAATCCCCCCGCGCCTCGCCCAGCGGCGGGCCTGCTCCAGCAGGGCCTCCCGCTCGGCTGCCCGCCGGGCCAGGGCGGTTTCAAGCACCACCGCAAAGCTTCCCGACGGAAACGCATCGGGGTAGCGGGCCGGGATGTAGTGCGGGTCGAGTTCCCGCGCGGCCTCCCAGAGGGTCTCGGGCACTTGATTCTAGCGTACCCATCGTGGCCGGTTGCGCTGGGCTGAGGACTGGAACAAACTACCAGGGCTGCCAAAAAGCTGGAGCTGCCCCAGGTTTGGATTTCGCTCCAAAACCCAATGGGTTGGCTTAAAATGCGTAGCCAAACATGCCGCGCATTTTCGATATTCACCTCGAGCTCCTCTCCTCGCTGTGGGAAACCCTCAAGCCATCGCACCAAGCCGATCTGCGGGGTTGGTCGCAGCTTGAGGATCTGATGGGCGAGGGGCGGCTAGAAGCCCAGAGGAGCCGGGTTCGGCGGGTGGGGTAGGGAATTGTGCATTTGGTGTAGACGGGTGATATTACAGGTAATATCATATGGGGGAGCGGCAGATGGCTGGGCTCGAGAAACTCTTAGAAAAAATGCGCCGTCTGCCGCCCGAGATGCGTTATGAGGAAGTCGAGCGGGTGCTGCGGGCGTATGGCTTCGAGGAGGTTCGCTCCAGCGGCAGCCACCATCTCTTTCGCCACCCGGATGGGCGGATGCTGAGTGTTCCCAAGCACAGAGGCCAGGTGGTCAAGACGACTTACCTCAAACAGGTTTTGAAGGCCATACAGGAGGAGGCATGAAAAAGGAGGCGGGGCGTAAGCCTTTGGATTATTACCTGGGTCTGCGTTACCCGGTTACGCTGGTGCCCGAAAAGGAGGGGGGCTACACTGCGCTTATTCCCGACCTACCTGGCTGCGTTTCGGTAGGCGAGAGCGCAGAGGAAGCCCTGGCCATGGTCGAGGAGGCCCGCCGCTTGTGGCTCGAGGTGGCCTACGAGCATGGCGACGAAATTCCCCTGCCCTCCACCGAGCGCAGCTACGGCGGCAGGGTGCTGGTGCGGATGCCCCCCAACCTGCACCGCCGCCTGGCCGAAGGGGCCGAGGCCGAGGGGGTGAGCCTGAATCAGCACATCGTGGGCTTGCTTGCCGAGGCCAGTGTGCTGCATGCAGTAAAAAACGAGATTAGAGGTTTACGGGAGTGCGTCATAACCCTCCAGCAGCGCATGGACGACTGGGAGGCCTATCAGTTCGAGTACCGAAGTCCCCAGCAGGGGTTCATGGTGCACTATTCGGGAGTGGAAGTGAACGGCTATGCCATCCAAGGCTAGCAAAACCAAACTGCCTACCCCCGAGCAGTACAACCAGTTCGTTAGCGGCCTGGAATTGCTTGGGGTACGCCTGATCGAAGCCACCGTGCGAGCCCTCGAGGTTAGCCCCAACCCAGCGCAGTGCAAGGTTGGGCTCGAGGAGAACTATAGCTACCGGCCTCGGGATGGGGGTTTCGAGGCCGTAGGCAAGTTTAGGCTGAAGGTTGTGAATCAGGAAAGCCTGGCCGAGCAGGGCAGCATTGAGGTGAGTTTTGGATTCTGGTACTTGAGTAAACTGCAACCTGAGGCTGAAGGCTTTGCAGGGTACTTTGAGGTATTCAAGGAGATTAACCTGCCGATCAATATGTGGCCCTTCGCCCGGGAGTTCATTCACAACACCATGGCCCGCATGGATTGGCCGCCGTTCACATTGCCTCTGCGAAAGCTTGCACCAGAAGGCCAAAGGAAAACTCGATCAAAAACCCTCTCAAACGCGAGGGGTGGCTCAACTAGCACCTGAGTACTTCCACTGCCCGGCCCAGCTTCTCCAGGCCGGGCAGGTGGTCCAGGCGGTTGAGGTGCGGTTTCACGTGGGCAGTAAACTAGTCCAGGTCATTTTGGAAGGTCTCGTAGCCGTTTCCCTCCATCCAAGTTTTGACCGCATAGGGCGGGCGGAAGCCATCGGGATCTTGCACCGGCCCTTCCATCCAGTGAGGCTTGGCCCCGGGCGGAGGTTCCTGGCTCCAGTAGAAGT
This genomic stretch from Calidithermus timidus DSM 17022 harbors:
- a CDS encoding HEPN domain-containing protein encodes the protein MPETLWEAARELDPHYIPARYPDAFPSGSFAVVLETALARRAAEREALLEQARRWARRGGISTWKVMWICCWFRLACLPTPSSASDS
- a CDS encoding phosphoribulokinase, with protein sequence MPHRPFMLGIAGDSGVGKTTISSGITRLLGQERTTNICVDDYHKYDRKQRAELQITPLNPECNYMDIMEQHVRLLAMGEPILKPVYNHSTGTFDPPIYIPPPRAIKDNGRLIPRAVVLEGLLTLFSEPMRERYHLKVYLDPEEDLRREWKIKRDVAKRGYTPEQVVADIERRMPDSKAYIWPQKEHADIVVRFYRPPGYDPEQPSTLSVRITLKRSLPKLDLTEVLHSAYEEEPSVIRLEARKEADILDISGGLEPERAAVFERLIWEQLGQHAEQFNPELIGTFWDKGGQSYPLALTQLVIAYHLIHMREQAIQKGALAYA
- the cbbX gene encoding CbbX protein codes for the protein MTETLNPTDLRALLQQTGVPEVLERLDRELVGLAPVKTRIHEIAAYLVVDKLRRELGLLATRPVLHMAFTGNPGTGKTTVALRMATILHRLGYIRRDHLVVASRDDLVGQYIGHTAPKTKEVLKRAMGGVLFIDEAYSLYRSENERDYGQETIEILLQVMENQREDLVVILAGYEDKMEQFFTLNPGMRSRIAHHIRFPDYTEEELVAIGKLMIAEQNYYLDEAAERAFVEYVRCRKRLPNFANARSVRNAIDRFKLRQAKRLFERAGQVTPDDLRRIAEEDIRASEVFRECEELMEGGQDAP
- a CDS encoding form I ribulose bisphosphate carboxylase large subunit gives rise to the protein MIQDKEAKYKKGGVVEYRQMGYWQPDYEPKDTDTIALFRITPQPGVEPEEAAAAVAGESSTATWTVVWTDRLTTLERYQAKAYRVEPVPGNPEQYFAWIAYDLALFEEGSIANMTSSIIGNVFGFKALKALRLEDLRVPVAYLKTFLGAPHGIPVERDLLNKYGRPILGATVKPKLGLSGRNYGRVVYEALAGGLDFTKDDENINSQPFMRWRDRFNYAQEAVLKAEQASGERKGHYMNVTAADMEQVYERLEYAREIGSVIVMVDLTMGYTALQSVSKWCHKNGMILHLHRASHATFTRQKNHGINFRVLAKWMRMLGVDHIHAGTAVGKLEGDPNLTRGYYDILRLQHVMPDPVKGIFFEQDWGYLPAVMPVASGGIHAGQMHQLLDLFGDDVVLQFGGGTIGHPMGIAAGATANRVALEAMVLARNEGRDILAEGPQILREAAKNSPALASALEIWKDVTFDYTSTDTADVLPTPSM
- the rpe gene encoding ribulose-phosphate 3-epimerase: MPKLLVAPSILTADFVRLGEQIQEAEAAGVDWIHLDVMDGRFVPNLTFGPLVVEAIRRVTQLPLDVHLMIVEPERYLRDFAQAGADWITVHVEATPHAHRAVQQIKELGKKAGLALNPATPLEAMLPLLPELDLALLMSVNPGFGGQKYIPTSTERIRRLRGLRDHLNPACLIEVDGGIKPENLGEVYRAGVDVVVVGSALFNNQPLAENMERLLRLLGEGYAVGPR
- a CDS encoding LysR family transcriptional regulator, producing MLKRRSLPNPQALRVFLCVVQEGSVGRAALSLGMTQPGVSQHLRALETLLGQPLFHRQGRRLILSKTGQDLLPEARRAVEALEEFMQAAQALERLERGRVEIGASTTMAVYVLPRYLTEFKRLYPEIRIKLESGSSERLIQRLLQGEIELAVVEAVEHLGGFERRLFYEDELVVIVTPEHPWAKKEEIEPERLAEVPLIVREPKAMTFRVLGSALEQAGLGINPVFYTDNHEVTKRLVLEGAGVGIVSNVVVRPNVKVGNLRALRIKGMELRRLFWLIYPSESGNPAAEALRAMLAS
- a CDS encoding type II toxin-antitoxin system HicA family toxin, producing the protein MAGLEKLLEKMRRLPPEMRYEEVERVLRAYGFEEVRSSGSHHLFRHPDGRMLSVPKHRGQVVKTTYLKQVLKAIQEEA
- a CDS encoding type II toxin-antitoxin system HicB family antitoxin — its product is MKKEAGRKPLDYYLGLRYPVTLVPEKEGGYTALIPDLPGCVSVGESAEEALAMVEEARRLWLEVAYEHGDEIPLPSTERSYGGRVLVRMPPNLHRRLAEGAEAEGVSLNQHIVGLLAEASVLHAVKNEIRGLRECVITLQQRMDDWEAYQFEYRSPQQGFMVHYSGVEVNGYAIQG
- the glpX gene encoding class II fructose-bisphosphatase, which encodes MLAIERPTRNLSLDLLRSTEAAALAAARWVGLGNKNDGDQAAVDAMRLLLSTIPMRARVVIGEGEKDQAPMLYNGEELGTGEGPETELAVDPIEGTRLVAHGRGGAISVIAAAEKGGLFNPGPGFYAAKLVVGPQAKEAINLAASPEENLRAIAKALGKRVRELTVFVLDKPRHARLIDQIRYAGARVSLHTDGDVAGALAAVLPDTGIDVLMGTGGTPEGVIAAVAVKALGGGMQMRLDPQSEEERWALVNNDYNTQRIYTLEELCPAEDTHFAATGITDGQFLRGVRYRNTHATTHGLVIRGHTGTLRYIESYHRLEKLRAISGELY
- a CDS encoding ribulose bisphosphate carboxylase small subunit produces the protein MRIHQGTFSFLPDLTDEQIERQIDYILRNGWSVSIEYTDDPHPYNTYWHMWGLPMFDLKDAAGAMFEFKKCREAFPNHYIKVNGFDPSPMWQAQRVSFIAHRPTQDDPGFRLKRTLWSDGRVQKYGLEPYVADKPAGERY